AGGACGGTTGCAATGGCAGTGATCTCTGTTGTTGCAGATTCCGCGCATTCTGCATGTCTGAGGTGAGCAACGTTCTGTGAAGTATGATAGAGGAGTACATTGTTGTTTAATGCAAATATGATGTTCGCCGCATTCAGTTCCATCCTCTACTTCTCCATTGTTAGATATGTTTGCCCCCAGGTGGTAGTCAATTCCCCAGCAAATAGTGCCACTGATATTGGTTGAAATCAAGGTACTATGATGTGGAAGAGAAGGAATAGATACTACATTCTCACACTGAAGTCTGCCACACATAGAATCCTTCATAGGGCATGCTTCAAATGAAGTGTAATTGAAGCCACAGTTACCAAACCGATCACCCCTAGCATTGACCTCTGAGTGACATTTGAGACCAGCTCTCTTAGCCTGGTCACCAAAAAGTCTTTTACACTGGTCTTCACGTTTGTTGCACATCTTCTCATGACAGTATCCACCATCCTCGCAGGAAATCCCACTCTGTACATACACATCATCTGGACACTGAGAGCTTTTCCCATTACACCACTCAGGAAGGtcacattcattttcttttcttctgcacaGGGTTCCTCTTGGCAAAATTCTACAGTTCTGGCAACAAAGGCCCCCAGCACACTCAGCCCCAGGTGCCAGTGTGCAGCTGGACTCACAGCACGGATCTGCTGTACAAGAATCAATGGTGCCACAATCACAAGCTTCTTCTCCTTCAAGCACACCATTCCCACAGTGCTCGTCTCTGAAATCTTCTGGCGCATTAAGCAGGCATTGTATGCTGGCTCCATAATAATAATCATAGCTACAGTTGCTAAAACGAATTCCAGTAGTTGCCTTCGGAGTCATAATGCAAGTAGTTtccccacatacacactcagaaGTATCCTGTTTTATACCAAGTTGAAGACCCATTGCTTGTGAAACTGTTGCTGCAGTTCTCGAGATAGCCTCAGGATCACTTCTTTGATGTTGAACAAAACCACATTTGTTATTGttagtacatattttattttgaaaaatcaggAATAATGCCTGTGTTCTATTTAGTTGGCCAATTAAAATTCCTAAATCATGTGGAATGCGTAGACTGAAAGAGCTGTCCTTCCATGCACAGAAATCTTTCACTGTTGTAGCATTAGGATGTAGAGTAATATGATCTTTGTCAGTCCAGATTTCAAGTGCCACTAAAGTCACATGTATGTCAAGTTgcaaataatttatatgtatttgaCTGACTACTTGAGTAGTAAAATTCTGTAGTGCTTCGACATTAGAATCATAGTCAAGGTATGTAGTATGAGTATAAAATAATGCTAATTGCAAGTATCGCAGGTGGGTCCACCAACCCTTTGTCCCGTTCTGTCTTGAAGTGGATAAATGGTAATCCTCTGTACTGTTGGATTGGTATTTCGATTCTTCAACTCTTATTTCATACCCCTTAGCTGGGAATTCTTTCTCCTCACTGATCAGTTTATATACCAGGTGTTGAAATGTGGTTGAATTTAGTTTGGGCTCCACTTTATAAGTGGATTTGTCTTTGTGTAAAAATCCATGGAGTCCCCCAAAACAGGTATTTAGGGAAACCTGGGACTTTGGGTCCCCATCCATATAGCCATAATAGTAGCAGTTATCCTGGATGAAAGGATAGTCCTCACGGAGAGCTCCCTGGTCTGTGTAGGTGAACACTGGCATGTGCCTAGCCAGCAGGTGCTTGATGACCTTCATACGGACAACATGTCTCTGACCCTCAAACTTCAGGCTGTAAGAGATCCAGTCTGTAGGCTTGGTGCCACTGTTAGGGTCTGTGATCTTCAAAGGAATTGTTACTTCTGGGGGACCTTGGCTTTGAGAGCTCACAGTCGGGAACCAGCCACCCAGTAAGAGAAACACCTTCAGCCAGAGCAGCAGGAGATGCATCCTCACTCACACCACAGCCTCACCTATGACCCTATGGAGCCCTCCTGAAGATCTATTGCTGAGAGCAGTGGGCGAGACCTGGAAGTATCTCTGTTGACTCTTGTCTCTTGGAGCTGCTTCAACAAGGTGTTGTCCTTGAAATATGTG
The nucleotide sequence above comes from Sorex araneus isolate mSorAra2 chromosome 1, mSorAra2.pri, whole genome shotgun sequence. Encoded proteins:
- the LOC101536868 gene encoding disintegrin and metalloproteinase domain-containing protein 21-like, giving the protein MHLLLLWLKVFLLLGGWFPTVSSQSQGPPEVTIPLKITDPNSGTKPTDWISYSLKFEGQRHVVRMKVIKHLLARHMPVFTYTDQGALREDYPFIQDNCYYYGYMDGDPKSQVSLNTCFGGLHGFLHKDKSTYKVEPKLNSTTFQHLVYKLISEEKEFPAKGYEIRVEESKYQSNSTEDYHLSTSRQNGTKGWWTHLRYLQLALFYTHTTYLDYDSNVEALQNFTTQVVSQIHINYLQLDIHVTLVALEIWTDKDHITLHPNATTVKDFCAWKDSSFSLRIPHDLGILIGQLNRTQALFLIFQNKICTNNNKCGFVQHQRSDPEAISRTAATVSQAMGLQLGIKQDTSECVCGETTCIMTPKATTGIRFSNCSYDYYYGASIQCLLNAPEDFRDEHCGNGVLEGEEACDCGTIDSCTADPCCESSCTLAPGAECAGGLCCQNCRILPRGTLCRRKENECDLPEWCNGKSSQCPDDVYVQSGISCEDGGYCHEKMCNKREDQCKRLFGDQAKRAGLKCHSEVNARGDRFGNCGFNYTSFEACPMKDSMCGRLQCENVVSIPSLPHHSTLISTNISGTICWGIDYHLGANISNNGEVEDGTECGEHHICIKQQCTPLSYFTERCSPQTCRMRGICNNRDHCHCNRPWRPPYCYVRGWGGSLDSGPPNASDFDEEDISTDSVFGSEYTHTHASFYVLLLRVIVLLLILLVIFIKTNI